Sequence from the Flavobacterium sp. J372 genome:
CGAAGAGCTTAAAGAATTTACCTATGCAGTGGGCGCAGAGTACATGTACCAGGACTCATTTGCCTTCAGGCTTGGTTATTTCAACGAGAGCGAAATGAAAGGGGCAAGGAAATTCTTTTCACTGGGTGCCGGCTTCCGTTACACAATTGTAAAGGTTGACGTATCTTACCTTTTCTCTGCAAGCCAGGTGAGAAACCCGCTTGAGAATACACTTCGCTTCTCGCTTACTTTCAACTTCGGCGACAAATACGACGAATATTAATAGATGGAGAACATCACCGTAACAACTTCTTTCAGCAGCTACAATACAGTTTCAGAGCTCCCGCAGGATGCTCAGCAACTTATGGCAAAAGCTGTTGAGACAAGGAAGAATGCCTACGCACCTTATTCAAAATTCAGGGTAGGGGCTGCGCTTCTGCTTGATAACGGTAAAGTAGTGGTAGGTTCAAATCAGGAAAATGCCGCATATCCGTCAGGCTTGTGTGCTGAAAGGGTTGCAGTATTCCAGGCCGGGGCAATCTACCCAGATGCAAAGATCCTAATACTTGCAATATCTGCCGCTGCAGATGAGAAAGTTGTGTCAGAACCAATCCCGCCGTGTGGCGCATGCAGGCAGGCAATAGCCGAATATGAATTCAGGCAGGACTCACCCATAGAAATTTACTTCATGGGTCAGGAAGGAAAAATATTAAAGTCAGATTCCCTTAAAAACCTGCTTCCGCTGGTGTTTGACAGGAATTTTTTATAGTACAGGAAAAAGGGATTATTATTAATCCCTTTTTTGATAATTATATCGTTTTCGTTCATAAAAATTATTAAAATCGAAAGGGTTATTTTTCGCTAATTAGCAGGAAGTCTTTATTTTTGCAATTCGCAATTAAAGAGTATGCATTTTTGCGTCTCTAAATAATCCGGGATTTACCATAGCAAACATATTTTAGCATGAAAGAAATTACAAAAGAGGTCTATCTGAAATGGTATAAAGACATGCAGTTTTGGAGAAAGTTTGAAGACAAGCTTGCCGCTTTATACATACAACAGAAAGTAAGGGGCTTTCTTCACCTGTACAATGGCCAGGAAGCAGTCCTTGCGGGTGCGCTGCATGCCATGGACCTTTCTAAAGATAAAATGATTACAGCTTACCGTAACCACGTGCAGCCAATAGGTATGGGTGTAGACCCGCGCAAGGTAATGGCAGAGCTTTTGGGTAAAGCTACAGGTACCTCAAAGGGACTTGGCGGCTCTATGCACATCTTCTCAAAAGAGCACGGTTTCTATGGCGGCCACGGTATTGTAGGTGCGCAGATTCCGGTTGGTGCAGGTATTGCCTTTGCCGATAAATATTTTAACACAGGTGGTGTAACGCTTACGTATTTTGGTGACGGCGCTGCACGCCAGGGTTCACTGCACGAAGCCTTCAACATGGCTATGCTGTGGAAACTTCCTGTAGTGTTTATTGTTGAGAACAATGGTTACGCCATGGGTACATCAGTTGAGCGTACTGCTAACCATACTGATATATGGAAACTTGGCCTTGGCTATGAGATGCCTTGCGGCCCGGTTGACGGCATGAACCCTATAAAAGTTGCCGAAGCAATGCACGAAGCAATGGAAAGGGCGAGAAGGGGCGAAGGCCCAACCTTCCTTGAAATGAAAACGTACCGTTACCGCGGGCATTCTATGAGTGATGCCCAACACTACCGTACAAAAGAAGAAGTAGAAGAGTACAGGAAGATTGACCCAATCACCCAGGTGCTTGACATAATAAAAGAAAACAACTATGCAACTGATGCAGAGATTGAAGCTATTGACCAAAGGGTAAAAGACCTTGTGGACGAATGCGAGAAATTTGCTGAAGAGTCACCATACCCAGATATGAGCGTGATGTATGACGTTGTTTACGAGCAGGAAAATTATCCGTTTTTACCACATAAACTACAATAAAACATGGCAAAGATTATAACAATGCCGCGCCTTAGCGATACCATGACTGAAGGTACTGTAGCTACGTGGCTTAAAAAAGTGGGTGATAAAGTAAACGAAGGCGACATACTTGCAGAGATTGAAACTGACAAGGCCACTATGGAGTTTGAAGCTTTTGATGCAGGTACACTGCTTTATATTGGTATTCAGGAAGGGGAGACTGCTGCGGTTGACTCAGTTCTTGCCATTATAGGTAAAGAAGGAGAAGATTATAAAGCGCTTCTTGAAGGCAAAGGCAGTGACGCTGTTGAAGCTGATAAAAAAGAAGAATCTAAGAAAGAAGAAAGTAAACCGGAAGCTAAAGAAGAGAAATCTGAAGAAAAACCGGCTGAAGATAAAAAAGCTGCACCGGCTTCATTACCTGACGGCGTGAAGGTGGTGACCATGCCGCGCCTTAGCGATACTATGACCGAAGGTACTGTGGCTACATGGCTTAAGAAAGTTGGCGATAAAGTAAGCGAAGGTGACATCCTTGCTGAAATTGAAACCGACAAAGCTACCATGGAGTTTGAATCATTCAACTCGGGTACACTGCTTTACATCGGTATACAGGAAGGGCAGTCGGCCCCGGTTGACAGCGTTCTTGCCATTATTGGCCCTGAAGGGACAGATGTAAGTGGCATTGCTGAAAATTATGGTAAAGACGGCGCTCCTGCTGAAAGCAAAGGTGAAGCTAAGTCTGACGATAAGATTAAGGAGCCTAAAGCAGAAGCTAAAGAAGAAAGTAAAGACGCTGCTCCTGCAAACAATGATGGCGGACGCGTATTTGCTTCACCACTTGCCCGCAAAATTGCTAAAGACAAAGGCGTAAATATCAATGATGTGAAAGGCTCAGGCGAGAACGGCCGCATCATTAAAAAAGATATCGAGAACTATACACCTGCTGCAGCCACACAACAGGCTACTGCCACTGCAAGCGCTGAAGCTCCAACCAAAGCCGCTGCACCGGTATATGTACCGCAGGGTGAAGTTGCTACTGAAGAGGTGAAGAACAACCAGATGCGTAAAACCATTGCGCGCCGTTTGGCTGAATCGAAATACAGTGCACCGGAATACAGCCTTACGATTGAGCTTGACATGGATAATGCCATTGCAAGCCGTAATGTGATTAACGCTGTGCCGGATACTAAAGTTTCGTTTAACGATATGGTGATCAAGGCAAGCGCTATGGCGCTACGCAAGCATCCGCAGATAAATACGCAGTGGAAAGACGATGTTACTATTTATAATAAGCACATAAGCATTGGTGTTGCCGTAGCAGTTGAAGACGGCCTTGTTGTACCTGTACTTAAATTTACTGATAACATGAGCCTGACACAGATTGGCGCATCAGTAAAAGACCTTGCAGGCAAGGCGCGTAATAAAAAGCTTACTCCGGCAGAGATGGACGGCAGTACATTCACTGTATCTAACCTGGGTATGTTCGGTATACAGGAGTTTACTTCGATTATCAACCAGCCAAACTCGGCAATACTTTCGGTAGGCGCTATTATACAGAAGCCGGTTGTGAAGAACGGGCAGATTGTTGTAGGCAATACCATGACAGTAACGCTTACCTGCGACCACCGTACGGTTGACGGCGCTACAGGTGCACAGTTCCTGCAAACGCTAAAACAATATATTGAAAATCCGGTGACAATGCTGGCATAATCCGCAACGTCATTTCAATAAAAACCCGCATCATTAGGTGCGGGTTTATTTTTTATCTCAGGATTTATTTCTTCTTGGTCATCTCGCGGAACACTGCTTCAAGGTTTTTGTTTTTTTGGTTTAGCTGCAGGGTTTTCAGTCCGTTCTGCTGGGCAAAATCAAACAGGGCAGGGCGCATGTCCTTCGTGGTGCTGAATGTTAGCTCCCAAGTTAGGTCATGAACGTTCACCGCATTTACCAAATCAGGTAGTTGACTAAGTAATTGCTCTTCCACACGCAGGTCAAATTCAACCTCAATTACCTGCTCTTTATCAGCGGTAATATTTTTAAGTTTTTTATCGGTAACAATCTTTCCGTTGTTTATGATTATGATACGGTCGCAAATCGCTTCTACCTCTTGCATAATGTGCGTGGAAAGAAAAACCGTTTTGTTCTTGCCAATGTTACGGATTAGGTCGCGTATTTCGACAATTTGGTTAGGATCTAGGCCGGTGGTAGGCTCATCCAGTATAAGCACTTCAGGGTCGTGTAAAAGCGCCGTAGCGAGCCCTACACGCTGGCGATAACCTTTAGATAGTTCACCGATTTTTTTGTGTGCTTCCGGCGTAAGGCCTGTAAGCTGAATTACCTCATCAATACGCTGCTTGCCAACTTTATAAATGTCTGCATTAAAGGCAAGATACTCACGTACGTACAAATCCAGGTACAGCGGGTTATGCTCAGGCAGATAGCCAACAGACTTCTGCACATTCTTTTGCGCCGATGACACATCATGCCCGTTTACCTCGGCAGTACCTTCATCGGTATTGAGGAATGTTGTAAGGATTTTCATCAATGTAGATTTACCGGCGCCGTTGGGGCCTAGGAATCCGACAATTTCGCCCTTATTTACAGAAAATGAAACAGCATCAAGCGCTTTTTGGGCGCCATAGCTTTTTGAAATATCCTTAACTTCAATAGACATGATAGCTTATTTTGAACAAAAATAACGAGAAAAGGGGAATGTTCGTGTACGTACAATAAAAAAGCGGCTTATAATTAGCCGCTTTAAATATTGCTATATGGGATTTACAAAATCAACATCGCATCACCGTAAGAGTAGAAACGGTAGCCTTCTTTAATCGCTTCGTCATAGGCTTTACGCATAAGGTCATGGCCCATAAATGCCGATATCATCATCAGCAGGGTTGACTTCGGTGTATGGAAGTTGGTAACCATACAGTCAGCCACGCTAAAATCATATGGCGGAAAGATGAACTTGTTAGTCCAGCCTACATAAGGGTTAAGCGTTTTGTTTGAAGACACTGAACTTTCCATGGCGCGCATGGTTGTAGTTCCTATAGCGCAAACACGTTTTTTACCAAGTTTCGCTTTATTAACAACATCACAGGCCTGTTGTGTAATGATAAGCTCCTCGCTGTCCATTTTATGTTTTGAAAGGTCTTCCACCTCAACCGGATTGAATGTGCCAAGGCCAACATGCAGTGTAATTTCAGCAAAGTCTATACCTTTTATCTCAAGCCTTTTCAGCAGGTGCTTAGAGAAATGGAGGCCGGCAGTTGGTGCAGCTACAGCGCCCTCTTCTTTAGCATAAATTGTCTGATAACGTTCGGCATCTTCAGGAACCACTTCACGGTTTATGTACTTAGGGATAGGTGTTTCCCCTAATTCGTTCAGTTTCTTGCGGAATTCATCATACGAACCATCATACAGGAAACGAAGCGTACGGCCGCGAGATGTAGTATTATCAATAACTTCAGCCACAAGAGAATCATCATCCCCAAAATACAGCTTATTTCCAATCCGTATTTTACGGGCAGGGTCAACCAGTACATCCCAAAGGCGCTGCTCGCTGTTCAATTCCCTTAATAGGAAAACTTCAATCCTCGCGCCGGTCTTTTCTTTGTTGCCATAAAGGCGTGCAGGGAAAACCCTGGTATTATTGAGTACCATAACATCACCTTCATCAAAATACTCAATGATGTCTTTAAAAAGTTTGTGCTCTATTGTGTTATCCTTCCTGTTTACTACCATAAGGCGGGCTTCGTCCCTGTTTTCAACAGGATATTCAGCAAGAAGTTCTTTAGGCAGGTTAAAATTGAAGTTTGATAATTTCATGTTTATAAGGTGATTGCCGATTTGCGTCAACCGGCTGCAAATATACTATCGTGAAACAGGCGTTGTCAAGTGTTTTGCAATATATTTATATAAACGGCTTATGTCGTTTCAGTTACAAACCCCAATACCTGCAAATCTTCCCAAAAATTCGGGTAAGATTTTGATACCACGTCTGCATCTTTTATTATAATCGGAGCTTTAACAGCAAGTGGGGCAAACGCCATGGCCATACGGTGATCGTTGTAAGTTTCGATAGCAATATTTTCACTAATTTCTGCGCTAGTACTTAAAATAAGGCTGTTGCCTGTTATTGACACCTCGGCACCGCATTTTTCAAGTTCAGTTTTTAATGCCGAAAGCCTGTCGGTTTCTTTGATTTTGAGGGTGTGTAACCCGGATAAATGGCAGCCTATCCCCATTCCGAAACAGGTAATTGCTATTGTCTGAGCGATGTCAGGAGTGTTGTTAAGATCTAGATGTAGCGTATCGGGTTTTGGGTTTGATGCTTTGGTGAGGATGACGGTGTTTCCGGTAAAAGTTGTTTCCACACCAAAAGCTTCATAGATTGTTGCTACAGCGCTGTCGCCCTGCAAGCTGTTCGCCCTGAATGATGCCAGCTTTACTGATGTGCCGATATCCGAAAGTGCTATGATAGAATAATAATAAGATGCCGAACTCCAGTCGCTTTCAATTATGATTTCAGATTGATGATTTAAGATTTCAGATTTAGGGGAAATTATAATTTTCTTTCCTGAAAAATTTACGGTGAAACCCAATTCACGCAAAAGGTTTACAGTCATTTCCAGGTACGGGCGCGACGTGATTTCACCATCAAGCTGTAATTCTAAACCATTTTTAAGTTTTGGAGCTATTAGCAGCAATGCCGTTATATATTGGCTGCTTACATTAGCATTGATGCTGATTTTGCCGCCTTCCAGCCTTTTGCCTTTTATTTTTAACGGAGGATAACCTTCGAGACCCGAATATTCTATTTCGGCACCCAAAGCTCTGAGCGCATCAACCAAAACACCTATTGGGCGTTCCTGCATCCTCTGTGAGCCGGAGATTGTAACTTCCCGGCCTTCCCGCTGCGCAAAGTAAGCGGTAAAAAAACGCATGGCCGTACCTGCATGATGTACATCAATAAAATCAGAATCAGATAATAATGCCGCTCTCATCACGGCGCTATCATCTGATTCTGATGCATTTTTTATTTTGATGGAAGGGTATGAAGGGTATAGGGCCTGCAACAGCAATAGGCGGTTTGTTTCGCTCTTGGAGCCGCTTATAGCAATCGATTTACCTGAAATCAAGCCATTCGGAAGGCTTACCCTTAAATTCATTTATTTTAGTTTTTCGTTGTTGTGGTGGCGGTCATGGTCACGCTTGCTTTTCAGGGCCATCTTTTTGTCAAAAGCCTCCTGAAGGTTAACACCAGTCTGGTTGGCCAGGCACAGTACTACGAAAACTACATCGGCAAGCTCTTCCCCCAAGTCTTTGTTTTTGTCGCTTTCCTTTTCACTCTGTTCGCCATATCTGCGGGCAATG
This genomic interval carries:
- the cdd gene encoding cytidine deaminase; amino-acid sequence: MENITVTTSFSSYNTVSELPQDAQQLMAKAVETRKNAYAPYSKFRVGAALLLDNGKVVVGSNQENAAYPSGLCAERVAVFQAGAIYPDAKILILAISAAADEKVVSEPIPPCGACRQAIAEYEFRQDSPIEIYFMGQEGKILKSDSLKNLLPLVFDRNFL
- a CDS encoding pyruvate dehydrogenase complex dihydrolipoamide acetyltransferase; the protein is MAKIITMPRLSDTMTEGTVATWLKKVGDKVNEGDILAEIETDKATMEFEAFDAGTLLYIGIQEGETAAVDSVLAIIGKEGEDYKALLEGKGSDAVEADKKEESKKEESKPEAKEEKSEEKPAEDKKAAPASLPDGVKVVTMPRLSDTMTEGTVATWLKKVGDKVSEGDILAEIETDKATMEFESFNSGTLLYIGIQEGQSAPVDSVLAIIGPEGTDVSGIAENYGKDGAPAESKGEAKSDDKIKEPKAEAKEESKDAAPANNDGGRVFASPLARKIAKDKGVNINDVKGSGENGRIIKKDIENYTPAAATQQATATASAEAPTKAAAPVYVPQGEVATEEVKNNQMRKTIARRLAESKYSAPEYSLTIELDMDNAIASRNVINAVPDTKVSFNDMVIKASAMALRKHPQINTQWKDDVTIYNKHISIGVAVAVEDGLVVPVLKFTDNMSLTQIGASVKDLAGKARNKKLTPAEMDGSTFTVSNLGMFGIQEFTSIINQPNSAILSVGAIIQKPVVKNGQIVVGNTMTVTLTCDHRTVDGATGAQFLQTLKQYIENPVTMLA
- the queA gene encoding tRNA preQ1(34) S-adenosylmethionine ribosyltransferase-isomerase QueA, producing the protein MKLSNFNFNLPKELLAEYPVENRDEARLMVVNRKDNTIEHKLFKDIIEYFDEGDVMVLNNTRVFPARLYGNKEKTGARIEVFLLRELNSEQRLWDVLVDPARKIRIGNKLYFGDDDSLVAEVIDNTTSRGRTLRFLYDGSYDEFRKKLNELGETPIPKYINREVVPEDAERYQTIYAKEEGAVAAPTAGLHFSKHLLKRLEIKGIDFAEITLHVGLGTFNPVEVEDLSKHKMDSEELIITQQACDVVNKAKLGKKRVCAIGTTTMRAMESSVSSNKTLNPYVGWTNKFIFPPYDFSVADCMVTNFHTPKSTLLMMISAFMGHDLMRKAYDEAIKEGYRFYSYGDAMLIL
- a CDS encoding nucleotide pyrophosphohydrolase gives rise to the protein MNIQNAQLEVDSWINEHGVRYFNELTNMAQLTEEVGEVARIIARRYGEQSEKESDKNKDLGEELADVVFVVLCLANQTGVNLQEAFDKKMALKSKRDHDRHHNNEKLK
- a CDS encoding 3-phosphoshikimate 1-carboxyvinyltransferase, which encodes MNLRVSLPNGLISGKSIAISGSKSETNRLLLLQALYPSYPSIKIKNASESDDSAVMRAALLSDSDFIDVHHAGTAMRFFTAYFAQREGREVTISGSQRMQERPIGVLVDALRALGAEIEYSGLEGYPPLKIKGKRLEGGKISINANVSSQYITALLLIAPKLKNGLELQLDGEITSRPYLEMTVNLLRELGFTVNFSGKKIIISPKSEILNHQSEIIIESDWSSASYYYSIIALSDIGTSVKLASFRANSLQGDSAVATIYEAFGVETTFTGNTVILTKASNPKPDTLHLDLNNTPDIAQTIAITCFGMGIGCHLSGLHTLKIKETDRLSALKTELEKCGAEVSITGNSLILSTSAEISENIAIETYNDHRMAMAFAPLAVKAPIIIKDADVVSKSYPNFWEDLQVLGFVTETT
- the gldA gene encoding gliding motility-associated ABC transporter ATP-binding subunit GldA, producing the protein MSIEVKDISKSYGAQKALDAVSFSVNKGEIVGFLGPNGAGKSTLMKILTTFLNTDEGTAEVNGHDVSSAQKNVQKSVGYLPEHNPLYLDLYVREYLAFNADIYKVGKQRIDEVIQLTGLTPEAHKKIGELSKGYRQRVGLATALLHDPEVLILDEPTTGLDPNQIVEIRDLIRNIGKNKTVFLSTHIMQEVEAICDRIIIINNGKIVTDKKLKNITADKEQVIEVEFDLRVEEQLLSQLPDLVNAVNVHDLTWELTFSTTKDMRPALFDFAQQNGLKTLQLNQKNKNLEAVFREMTKKK
- the pdhA gene encoding pyruvate dehydrogenase (acetyl-transferring) E1 component subunit alpha, with translation MKEITKEVYLKWYKDMQFWRKFEDKLAALYIQQKVRGFLHLYNGQEAVLAGALHAMDLSKDKMITAYRNHVQPIGMGVDPRKVMAELLGKATGTSKGLGGSMHIFSKEHGFYGGHGIVGAQIPVGAGIAFADKYFNTGGVTLTYFGDGAARQGSLHEAFNMAMLWKLPVVFIVENNGYAMGTSVERTANHTDIWKLGLGYEMPCGPVDGMNPIKVAEAMHEAMERARRGEGPTFLEMKTYRYRGHSMSDAQHYRTKEEVEEYRKIDPITQVLDIIKENNYATDAEIEAIDQRVKDLVDECEKFAEESPYPDMSVMYDVVYEQENYPFLPHKLQ